A region of Pirellulales bacterium DNA encodes the following proteins:
- a CDS encoding LamG-like jellyroll fold domain-containing protein, with product MRHRPLTSALDLRHTASLSAAAAPVPLRFLSLLRLFIDASYTASMTFCKAVQFVANSSQYLQAAHAATLDFSAGTNANTFSCEIWRNTATTGSNRCYLSKDVFNTAGNHGWSLRTSGTVGHESQLEFWAWNNAANAYGAVVTSDAPSNWSHCVVTVDLTTPAVNFYFDGATVPASTSSLSGTLGPLPTGQTAPLLVGAWNFGSSGGLANFYDGALASVRIWRQSLPTVLIPALFNGGFPVPFARLRGSEKTYLVAAWDLTEAGGERLDSSASANHLAERNGPLGQATLCARLMDRSPAGYLFLAPRFNYAPFWVEESPINGRPALQFCGQHWLHAYAPGFCSACLSGDIVTVIQPTDLSIANFDYSIITADKESYDGNFTYFFPMIYNSKLSLRIRRDEGTSINSDPRGTTTLNAGNTLVTNQRGFGTGDAASLAYRVNGNTNPIDTTYKNYSTNGGNVQNQWLGNMELVDSLVLGGLNYDSGSPIEGPYSIQDRFAGYIAAAVIYGGTTTDGSLSDAENLAVENWARALAGV from the coding sequence ATGAGACATCGCCCACTTACTTCGGCACTCGACCTACGGCACACGGCATCGCTAAGCGCCGCGGCGGCGCCTGTGCCGTTACGGTTCCTGAGCTTGCTGCGGTTATTCATCGATGCGAGCTATACCGCGTCGATGACGTTTTGTAAGGCGGTGCAATTCGTTGCCAACAGTTCGCAATATTTGCAGGCGGCGCATGCGGCGACGCTTGATTTCAGCGCGGGCACGAATGCCAATACGTTTTCGTGCGAGATCTGGCGAAACACCGCAACCACGGGTAGTAACCGCTGCTACTTGTCCAAGGACGTATTCAACACCGCGGGCAATCATGGTTGGTCGTTGAGGACCTCAGGCACAGTCGGCCACGAAAGCCAGCTCGAGTTTTGGGCCTGGAACAACGCTGCAAACGCCTATGGCGCCGTGGTCACCTCGGATGCGCCTAGCAACTGGTCGCATTGTGTCGTGACGGTCGATCTTACTACGCCGGCAGTGAATTTCTATTTCGACGGAGCGACGGTCCCCGCGAGCACATCCAGCCTGAGCGGAACGCTGGGGCCGTTGCCAACCGGGCAAACCGCGCCGCTACTTGTCGGCGCTTGGAATTTTGGCAGTTCGGGTGGTCTTGCCAATTTTTATGACGGCGCCCTGGCGAGTGTGCGCATCTGGCGTCAGTCGCTGCCGACGGTTTTGATTCCAGCGCTGTTCAATGGCGGCTTTCCGGTGCCTTTTGCCAGGCTACGCGGCAGCGAGAAGACATATCTCGTCGCTGCTTGGGACCTAACCGAGGCCGGCGGAGAACGTCTCGACTCGAGCGCTAGCGCCAACCACCTTGCCGAGCGGAACGGCCCTCTCGGTCAGGCAACGCTGTGCGCACGTCTGATGGATCGCAGCCCGGCCGGGTACTTGTTCTTGGCGCCGCGATTTAATTATGCGCCGTTTTGGGTTGAGGAATCGCCGATAAATGGTCGACCGGCGCTGCAGTTTTGCGGGCAGCATTGGTTACACGCTTACGCGCCAGGATTCTGCAGCGCGTGCCTCTCTGGCGATATCGTTACGGTGATTCAGCCCACGGACCTTTCGATAGCGAATTTCGATTATTCGATCATCACGGCCGACAAAGAATCCTACGACGGCAATTTCACGTACTTCTTTCCGATGATTTACAACTCCAAGCTATCGCTGCGCATTCGCCGTGACGAAGGGACGTCGATCAATAGCGACCCACGCGGCACCACAACGCTTAACGCCGGCAACACCTTGGTGACGAACCAGCGCGGATTCGGAACTGGCGACGCGGCGAGCCTGGCCTATCGCGTTAACGGCAATACAAATCCGATCGATACGACGTATAAAAACTACAGCACCAACGGCGGCAACGTACAAAACCAATGGTTGGGGAACATGGAATTGGTCGACTCGCTCGTTCTCGGCGGCTTGAACTATGATTCGGGCTCCCCTATCGAAGGTCCTTACAGCATCCAGGATCGGTTCGCTGGGTATATCGCCGCGGCCGTGATATATGGTGGCACGACGACCGATGGCAGCCTGTCCGACGCAGAAAACCTGGCGGTGGAGAATTGGGCCCGAGCTTTGGCCGGCGTGTGA
- a CDS encoding helix-turn-helix transcriptional regulator yields the protein MSVLTFLYPTMSHFAQNLRRLMAQFDLTVIEVAQRTGLDERTVKGILSGASAKPHARTLHQLASGLGVDANEFFQSPVMLSRRRFDRQTNPIVDEVVHERPDLFADWNESDFDEIYSHMGTGGALTAEGVLHAAEAINRKRELHDKLALLLETEQADVIAGILELLYERVKAAP from the coding sequence GTGTCGGTTCTCACTTTTCTGTACCCGACAATGTCGCATTTCGCGCAAAATCTCCGTCGTCTGATGGCTCAGTTCGATCTGACCGTGATCGAGGTTGCGCAACGTACGGGACTTGATGAGCGCACCGTCAAAGGCATCTTGAGTGGCGCAAGCGCCAAACCGCACGCCCGCACACTTCATCAATTGGCGTCGGGCCTGGGTGTCGACGCGAACGAGTTCTTTCAAAGTCCGGTTATGCTCTCGCGACGGCGTTTCGACCGTCAAACGAACCCGATTGTCGATGAAGTCGTACACGAACGTCCCGATTTGTTCGCAGACTGGAACGAGTCCGACTTCGATGAAATCTATAGCCATATGGGAACGGGCGGGGCATTGACGGCCGAAGGGGTCCTGCACGCCGCTGAAGCGATCAATCGCAAGCGCGAGCTGCACGACAAGCTGGCGCTGCTGCTCGAAACCGAGCAAGCCGACGTGATCGCCGGGATCCTGGAACTGCTGTACGAACGCGTGAAGGCTGCCCCCTGA
- a CDS encoding transglutaminase family protein, whose amino-acid sequence MAIRVALHHETRYIYDRPVTLSPQIVRLRPAPHGRTPIISYSLDVEPTDHFQNWQQDPHGNFLARFVFPNRTSSLRVTVDLIAELTVINPFDFFIETSAEQFPFVYEPWLARELRPYLEIEPAGKHFAAYMPTVARPRQKTVDFLVGLNQQVQQDIGYLIRMEPGVQSCEETLTRRSGSCRDSAWLLVQILRNLGLAARFVSGYLVQLMPDSKPLEGPAGALQDFTDLHAWTEVFIPGAGWIGLDPTSGLLADEGHIPLACSPDPATAAPITGGVDECKTEFEFSMSIARIHEDPRVTKPYTDDEWAQIESLGYAVDDRLQAGDVRLTMGGEPTFVSIDDMDGDEWNVAAVGPNKRSLSEVLIRRLQASFAPEALLHFGQGKWYPGESLPRWALACYWRADGQPVWGDASLIAKEGEKHGHTARDAEQFVERMAEYLQVDAAWMVPAYEDPWHYLAQERHLPVNVDARDSKLANAEERARLASVFERGLGTTTGYVLPIERQWWQGKPRWRSGPWPVRTDALFLLPGDSPLGLRLPLDALPYVPPSMRRTLYPLDPTAPRDPLPNFAGRIAQPEIPARSRGRDATERHEQETLRAASPNVDPADVIRTALCVEPRAGTLHVFLPPVERLEDYLDLIAATEAAAKDLKTPVVVEGYPPPTDYRLNNFKVTPDPGVIEVNTPPSRNWGELVHITTTLYEEARQTRLGTEKFAYDGRHTGTGGGNHVVLGGPTPVDSPFLRRPDLLRSLVSYWNNHPSLSYLFSGAFIGPTSQAPRADEGRRDSVYELELACAQIPDPYDISGMHCPPWLVDRIFRNLLVDVTGNTHRAEFCIDKLYSPDSATGRLGLVEFRAFEMPPHARMSLTQQLLLRALVARFWENPYREKMVRWGTTLHDRFLLPYFVQQDFRDIIRETRLAGFPLELSWFAAHFEFRFPMIGIVAQDGLQLELRQAIEPWYVLGEEPSGGGTTRYVDSSVERLQVKVTGMTQSRHVITCNGRKVPLHPTGIEGEFVAGVRYRAWQPPSCLHPTIVVNVPLTFDIVDAWQDCSIGGCSFHVAHPGGRNYTTSPVNAYEAESRRASRFFRMGHTGGRWRAPDEQPNPEYPMTLDLRRPSAER is encoded by the coding sequence ATGGCCATCCGAGTTGCGCTGCACCATGAAACCCGTTACATATACGATCGTCCGGTAACTCTCTCGCCGCAGATCGTCCGCTTGCGCCCGGCTCCGCACGGTCGGACGCCGATTATCAGCTACTCGCTGGACGTCGAGCCTACGGATCATTTCCAGAACTGGCAGCAAGATCCGCACGGCAATTTTCTCGCGCGGTTTGTGTTTCCTAATCGCACCAGCTCGCTGCGGGTTACGGTCGACCTGATCGCCGAGCTGACGGTGATTAATCCGTTCGATTTCTTCATCGAAACTTCGGCCGAGCAATTTCCGTTTGTCTACGAGCCCTGGCTGGCGCGAGAATTGCGGCCGTACTTGGAAATCGAGCCGGCCGGCAAGCACTTCGCCGCCTACATGCCGACGGTCGCCCGCCCACGGCAAAAGACCGTCGACTTTCTGGTGGGCCTCAATCAGCAAGTGCAACAGGACATCGGCTATTTGATCCGGATGGAACCCGGCGTGCAGAGTTGCGAGGAGACTCTCACGCGGCGCTCGGGTTCCTGCCGCGACTCGGCCTGGCTGTTGGTGCAAATCCTGCGCAATCTGGGCCTGGCCGCCCGATTCGTCTCGGGCTACCTGGTGCAACTGATGCCCGACTCGAAGCCGCTGGAAGGGCCCGCCGGCGCGCTGCAAGACTTTACGGATCTGCACGCCTGGACGGAAGTATTCATTCCGGGGGCCGGTTGGATCGGGCTGGATCCGACCTCGGGTTTGCTCGCCGACGAAGGACACATCCCGCTGGCGTGCTCACCCGACCCGGCCACGGCAGCCCCGATTACCGGCGGAGTCGACGAGTGCAAGACCGAGTTCGAGTTCTCCATGTCGATCGCGCGGATTCATGAAGATCCGCGCGTCACCAAGCCGTACACCGACGACGAGTGGGCGCAGATCGAATCGCTTGGCTACGCCGTCGACGACCGACTGCAAGCCGGCGATGTGCGACTGACGATGGGAGGCGAGCCGACGTTTGTATCTATCGACGATATGGACGGTGACGAGTGGAACGTAGCCGCCGTAGGGCCAAACAAGCGGAGCTTGTCGGAGGTCCTCATTCGTAGATTGCAAGCCAGCTTCGCGCCCGAGGCACTGTTGCACTTCGGCCAGGGAAAGTGGTACCCCGGCGAGTCCCTGCCGCGATGGGCCTTGGCGTGCTATTGGCGGGCCGATGGCCAGCCGGTGTGGGGCGATGCCAGCTTGATCGCCAAGGAGGGGGAAAAGCACGGGCACACGGCCCGCGATGCGGAGCAATTCGTAGAGCGGATGGCCGAGTATTTGCAAGTTGACGCGGCCTGGATGGTCCCCGCTTACGAAGACCCTTGGCACTATTTGGCCCAAGAGCGACATTTGCCGGTCAATGTCGACGCGCGCGACTCAAAACTGGCAAACGCTGAAGAGCGCGCGCGCTTGGCCAGCGTCTTCGAGCGCGGGCTGGGAACGACGACAGGTTACGTGTTGCCCATCGAGCGCCAATGGTGGCAAGGTAAACCACGCTGGCGCAGCGGGCCCTGGCCGGTGCGGACCGATGCGTTGTTTCTGCTGCCGGGCGATTCGCCACTCGGTTTACGCTTGCCGCTGGATGCGCTGCCGTATGTTCCCCCTAGCATGCGGCGGACTCTCTATCCGCTCGACCCCACGGCGCCACGCGATCCATTGCCGAATTTCGCCGGAAGAATTGCACAGCCCGAGATTCCGGCTCGCAGTCGCGGTCGGGACGCGACAGAGCGGCACGAACAGGAGACGCTGCGTGCGGCTTCACCGAACGTCGACCCGGCCGACGTGATTCGCACGGCGCTGTGCGTAGAGCCGCGCGCCGGAACGCTGCACGTTTTCTTGCCCCCGGTAGAACGGCTGGAAGACTATCTGGATTTGATCGCGGCTACCGAAGCGGCTGCCAAGGACCTGAAGACACCCGTGGTGGTCGAAGGGTATCCGCCGCCGACAGATTATCGATTGAACAACTTCAAGGTCACGCCCGATCCAGGAGTGATCGAAGTCAACACGCCTCCGTCGCGCAACTGGGGTGAGCTGGTACATATCACTACCACACTTTACGAAGAAGCGCGGCAGACGCGGCTGGGCACGGAAAAATTCGCCTATGACGGGCGACACACCGGCACGGGGGGCGGCAATCACGTGGTCCTCGGCGGGCCAACTCCCGTTGACAGCCCGTTCTTACGTCGGCCTGATTTGCTGCGCAGCTTGGTGAGCTATTGGAACAATCATCCGTCGCTGTCTTACTTGTTCTCGGGGGCGTTCATCGGGCCGACCAGTCAAGCCCCGCGCGCAGACGAGGGACGGCGTGATTCGGTGTACGAGCTGGAGCTGGCTTGTGCCCAGATACCCGACCCGTACGACATTAGTGGCATGCACTGCCCGCCCTGGCTCGTCGACAGAATTTTTCGGAATTTGCTGGTCGACGTCACCGGCAATACCCACCGCGCCGAGTTCTGCATCGACAAGCTCTATTCTCCCGACAGCGCCACGGGGCGACTGGGGCTAGTCGAGTTTCGCGCGTTCGAGATGCCGCCGCACGCCCGTATGAGCCTCACGCAGCAGCTGTTGTTGCGGGCTCTGGTGGCCCGATTCTGGGAGAACCCGTACCGCGAGAAAATGGTGCGCTGGGGAACGACATTGCACGATCGGTTCCTGCTTCCCTATTTTGTGCAACAGGACTTTCGCGACATCATTCGCGAGACACGCCTGGCGGGTTTTCCGTTGGAGCTGAGCTGGTTCGCGGCCCACTTCGAATTCCGTTTTCCGATGATTGGCATCGTCGCGCAGGACGGTTTGCAGCTAGAATTGAGACAAGCAATCGAGCCGTGGTACGTCCTGGGCGAGGAACCCAGCGGCGGAGGCACGACACGCTACGTGGATTCCTCGGTAGAGCGGCTCCAGGTCAAAGTGACAGGCATGACGCAATCACGACACGTGATTACTTGCAATGGACGCAAGGTGCCGCTGCACCCCACCGGTATTGAAGGGGAATTCGTCGCCGGCGTGCGATACCGCGCCTGGCAGCCGCCTAGCTGCCTGCACCCCACGATCGTGGTCAATGTGCCGCTGACTTTCGACATCGTCGACGCCTGGCAGGATTGCAGCATCGGTGGGTGTTCGTTTCATGTCGCACACCCCGGTGGGCGAAATTACACGACCTCGCCGGTCAATGCGTATGAGGCCGAGAGTCGCCGCGCCTCACGATTCTTTCGGATGGGCCACACAGGGGGTCGATGGCGCGCTCCCGATGAGCAACCCAACCCCGAGTACCCAATGACGTTGGATCTCCGCCGCCCATCCGCTGAAAGATGA
- a CDS encoding circularly permuted type 2 ATP-grasp protein, with product MSSSLASTTGTGRMLDGYVPLPGVFDEFYSAPGVLRPACRTFAEALAAFGPEEFARRREQAARLVHENGLMYNVVGDVGQTVRPWDLDIFPALIGADEWRRISAAMIQRAKLLNRILVDLYGPQRLLSEGLLPQEVLFEHPGFFREFHGQKQPRDVFLHLYAADLARAPDGRWWVVADRTDAPLGAGYALENRIVISRMLPNIIRRCRVERLAPFFIALRETFRDLAPKQSQNPRIVLLSQGPKSPHYFEDAYLARYLGYTLVESDDLTVRDDHVLLKTLGGLLPVDVVFRRLSDEYADPLELRNDPAIGVPGLLEAVRAGNVAVANSLGSSLVEAAVFMSYLPTLCRALLNEELYMPSIGTWWCGSAEGRKHVLNNLESLTLRPAFGRARAEATSEAMARANAASSFSEHPERFVGQERVDRSSVPVSTDNGLEPAHLALRVYLVASGNSYVALPGGLVRVSRDAAPLDRSVLGGDGSKDAWVLSDGPVREVSLLTPPSQAIPLRRSGTELPSRVADNLFWLGRQIERADGSARLLRTVLSRLTSEHDVSGLPELDPLLRCLAALGQLEPGFVIEEIRQQLPAIERALPAAVFDATQSASLASIVIATHRLGSLVRDRISVDSWRIIHRVYEEFQLFSSRSTVSLSDILMLANRMIIDLAAFGGLVDESMTRTQGWRFLDIGRRLERALHTITLTQNMLMDVDPQDASVLESYLEVADSLMTYRSRYLATLQPAPVLDLVLTDETNPRSVAFQLVTLADHVENLPRDRAQPLRSPEQRIVLSLLSAVRMADVETLRRLPRHGERTKLDRLLGRVNDQLPRLSDMIAHKYLVHSGTPRQLAEARFDDHR from the coding sequence ATGAGCTCTTCGTTGGCCAGCACGACGGGAACCGGCAGGATGCTCGATGGTTATGTGCCATTGCCAGGCGTATTCGATGAGTTCTACTCTGCGCCGGGAGTCTTGCGCCCGGCCTGCCGCACGTTTGCCGAGGCGCTAGCGGCCTTTGGGCCGGAAGAGTTTGCGCGTCGTCGTGAGCAAGCCGCACGCCTGGTTCACGAAAACGGCCTGATGTACAACGTGGTCGGCGATGTCGGCCAGACGGTGCGCCCTTGGGATCTCGACATTTTTCCGGCTCTGATCGGGGCCGACGAGTGGCGCCGCATCAGCGCGGCAATGATCCAACGCGCCAAGCTGCTGAATCGAATCCTGGTCGATCTGTACGGTCCGCAGCGATTGCTCAGCGAAGGGTTGTTGCCCCAGGAAGTGCTCTTCGAGCATCCGGGTTTCTTTCGGGAGTTTCACGGCCAGAAGCAGCCGCGCGATGTCTTTCTCCATCTTTACGCCGCCGACCTGGCCCGCGCACCCGACGGCCGCTGGTGGGTCGTGGCCGACCGCACCGATGCCCCCTTGGGCGCCGGTTACGCTTTGGAAAATCGCATTGTCATCTCGCGCATGTTGCCGAACATCATTCGGCGCTGCCGGGTCGAGCGATTGGCGCCGTTCTTCATCGCCTTGCGTGAAACGTTCCGCGATTTGGCGCCGAAGCAATCGCAAAATCCGCGCATCGTGCTGCTCAGTCAGGGGCCGAAGAGCCCCCACTACTTCGAGGATGCCTACCTTGCTCGATATCTGGGCTACACGCTGGTCGAGTCCGATGACCTGACTGTGCGCGATGACCATGTATTGTTAAAGACCTTGGGCGGCTTGCTGCCGGTGGATGTCGTCTTTCGTCGCTTGAGCGACGAATACGCCGACCCCTTGGAGCTACGCAACGATCCGGCCATCGGCGTGCCCGGCCTGCTGGAAGCGGTGCGGGCCGGCAACGTGGCCGTGGCCAACTCGCTAGGTAGTTCGCTGGTCGAGGCGGCCGTATTCATGTCGTACTTGCCTACGTTATGTCGGGCGTTGTTGAACGAGGAGTTGTACATGCCGTCGATCGGCACCTGGTGGTGCGGATCGGCCGAAGGTCGCAAGCATGTGCTGAATAACTTGGAAAGTCTCACCCTGCGTCCGGCGTTTGGCCGCGCCCGCGCTGAAGCGACAAGCGAAGCGATGGCCAGAGCGAATGCCGCCTCGAGCTTTTCGGAACATCCCGAGCGATTCGTGGGACAGGAACGGGTCGATCGTTCGAGCGTGCCTGTTTCGACGGACAATGGCCTCGAGCCGGCGCACCTTGCCTTGCGTGTCTACCTGGTGGCGTCGGGCAATTCCTATGTGGCTTTGCCGGGCGGGTTGGTTCGGGTTTCGCGAGATGCTGCCCCGCTGGATCGCTCAGTGCTGGGGGGGGATGGAAGCAAGGATGCCTGGGTGCTGTCCGATGGTCCAGTGCGCGAGGTGAGCTTGCTGACGCCGCCGAGCCAGGCGATTCCCTTGCGTCGTAGCGGCACCGAACTCCCCAGTCGCGTGGCCGACAATCTTTTCTGGCTGGGGCGGCAGATCGAACGTGCAGACGGTTCGGCCAGATTGCTGCGCACCGTACTGAGTCGTCTGACCAGCGAGCACGATGTCTCGGGCTTGCCAGAATTGGATCCCTTATTGCGCTGCCTGGCGGCGCTCGGCCAATTGGAACCGGGATTCGTCATCGAAGAGATCCGGCAACAGCTGCCGGCCATCGAGCGGGCGTTGCCGGCGGCCGTGTTCGATGCGACGCAATCCGCCAGCCTGGCGTCGATCGTGATCGCGACGCACCGCTTGGGCTCGCTGGTCCGCGATCGCATCTCGGTCGATAGTTGGCGGATCATTCATCGGGTTTACGAAGAATTCCAACTGTTCTCCAGCCGATCGACCGTCAGCTTGAGCGACATTCTCATGCTGGCCAATCGGATGATCATCGATCTGGCAGCCTTCGGCGGGTTGGTCGACGAGAGTATGACTCGCACGCAAGGGTGGAGATTTCTGGACATTGGCCGGCGGCTCGAGCGCGCGTTGCACACGATCACCTTGACGCAGAACATGCTCATGGACGTCGATCCCCAGGATGCGTCGGTGCTAGAGTCGTACTTGGAAGTGGCCGACAGTCTGATGACCTATCGTTCACGTTATCTGGCCACGCTGCAGCCGGCCCCCGTGCTGGACCTGGTATTGACTGACGAAACGAATCCGCGCTCCGTGGCGTTTCAGTTGGTGACCTTGGCGGATCATGTAGAGAATCTGCCGCGGGATCGTGCGCAGCCGCTACGTAGTCCCGAA
- a CDS encoding 3'-5' exonuclease: MAATRYLVFDIESIADGALVSRLLYPDQKLAPAAAVKKYREELFAKHGSDFVPYTYQIPLSIAVGKIDAEFRLVDISVLDDADARPHVMTEHFWRGWEKHGRPTLVSFNGRTFDIPLLELAAFRYGISVPGWFNLTAKSFEQPRNRFNLDAHIDLQELLTNFGSSRFTGGLNLAANLLGKPGKMDVEGHMVQDLFDAGKVAEIHDYCRCDVLDTYFVFLRTRVLLGRLALDAEQGIIAETKTWLAARSKEVRAYRLYLERWGDWPDPWHSATK; this comes from the coding sequence ATGGCGGCGACGCGATATCTCGTGTTTGACATCGAAAGCATCGCCGATGGCGCGCTCGTGTCGAGGCTGCTCTATCCAGATCAAAAATTGGCGCCGGCGGCAGCCGTGAAGAAGTATCGCGAAGAGCTGTTCGCCAAGCATGGCAGCGACTTCGTTCCCTACACCTACCAGATTCCGCTCTCGATCGCAGTGGGCAAAATCGACGCCGAGTTCCGACTGGTCGACATCTCGGTTCTCGATGACGCAGACGCCCGCCCCCACGTCATGACCGAGCATTTCTGGCGCGGATGGGAGAAGCACGGCCGACCGACGCTGGTCAGCTTTAACGGCCGGACTTTCGATATTCCTCTCTTGGAGTTGGCAGCCTTTCGCTACGGCATCAGTGTGCCAGGCTGGTTCAACCTGACGGCCAAGAGCTTTGAACAGCCGCGAAACAGATTCAACCTTGACGCCCACATCGACTTGCAAGAGTTGCTGACCAACTTTGGAAGTTCGCGATTTACCGGTGGATTGAATTTGGCTGCCAACTTGCTCGGCAAACCGGGCAAAATGGACGTCGAAGGGCACATGGTTCAGGACCTCTTCGACGCGGGAAAAGTGGCCGAGATCCACGACTACTGCCGCTGCGATGTCTTGGACACCTATTTCGTCTTTCTGCGCACACGCGTGCTGCTAGGCCGGTTGGCCCTCGATGCGGAACAAGGAATCATCGCCGAGACCAAGACCTGGCTAGCTGCACGGTCGAAAGAAGTGCGGGCGTATCGTCTCTATCTCGAGCGCTGGGGAGATTGGCCAGACCCTTGGCACAGTGCCACAAAATAG